One window of Leopardus geoffroyi isolate Oge1 chromosome B3, O.geoffroyi_Oge1_pat1.0, whole genome shotgun sequence genomic DNA carries:
- the LOC123583614 gene encoding LOW QUALITY PROTEIN: uncharacterized protein LOC123583614 (The sequence of the model RefSeq protein was modified relative to this genomic sequence to represent the inferred CDS: inserted 1 base in 1 codon; deleted 2 bases in 1 codon; substituted 1 base at 1 genomic stop codon) encodes MAEDPLPKPRVTLKVERTPVDFLVDIGAQHSVPCTPQGKLASKKSWVQGATGMSQYSWTTRRMVDLGSGRVSHSFMVIAECPYPLLGRDFLTKIGAQITFRQGGPQVTDGKGHPIQVLTMKLEDEYRLHQEALPREDNIDRWLQEFPLVWAETGRGGIGLAAHRTPVLVELKPGESPVRIKQYPMSQEARKGIQPHIQRLLSLGVLVPCQSAWNTPLLPVKNPHTNDYRPVQDLRKVNKRVTDIHPTVPNPYTLLSSLAPSRVWYTVLDLKDAFFSLPLAPQSQPXFASEWHDPEEGYSGQLTWTRLPQGFKNSPTIXNEALHEDLGEYRREHPDLTLLQYIDDILIAAYKAKDCEQGTQDLLATLGALGYQASTKKAQICSERVSYLGYILEGGQRQLSDARRETVLKIPTPTSRREVKEILGSAVYCCLWVLGFAEIASGLPVQETRPSGCRLATMPKNYCGDSTPSQGRKETLGQMIWITTPHAIEGVLKQPPDRWMSNTRMTHYQSLLLNPPQVRFHPSAALNPATLLPDPDLGAPLHDCVGILEQVHGFWTDLADQPLPDAKATWFTDGSSFVWDGHRYAGAAVVTETDTVWVEALPSGTSAQ; translated from the exons aTGGCAGAAG ACCCTCTCCCCAAacccagggtaactcttaaagtggagAGGACCCCCGTTGACTTCCTTGTCGACATCGGAGCACAACATTCGGTCCCCTgcaccccacaaggaaaactagccagcaagaagtcctgggtacaaggggcaactggtatgagccagtattcatggactacccgAAGAATGGTAGATTTGGGGTCGGGCCgggtatcccactcctttatggtaataGCAGAATGCCCCTACCCACTGTTAGGACGGGACTTCCTgaccaagattggagctcagataactttcagacaaggggggcctcaggtcaccgatggcaagggccaccccatccaggtcctgaccatgaaactggaggatgaataccgcctccaccaggaggcgctcccaagagaggataatatagacagatggctacaagaatTCCCCTTGGtttgggcagagaca gggagggggggaatagGACTAGCTGCTCACAGGACCCCGgtcctggtagagctcaagccaggagagagtccggtaaggatcaaacaataccccatgtctcaggaggcccggaaggggatccagccacacatccaGAGACTACTAAGCCTAGGGgtactagttccttgccagtctgcctggaacacccccctactACCAGTCAAAAATCCTCATACAAATGACTACCGACCGGTACAAGACCTCCGGAAAGTAAATAAGAGGGTCACGGACATACATccaactgttcccaacccatatactctcttgagctccttggcgccctccagggtctggtatactgtactagatttaaaggacgccttcttcagtctgccgctggcaccccagagccaaccctAGTTCGCCTCTGAGTGGCATGATCCGGAGGAGGGCTacagtgggcaactcacctggacacggctgcctcagggattcaaaaattcGCCCACCA TTAACGAGGCACTACATGAGGACCTGGGTGAGTACAGAAGGGAGCACCCTGACCTCACCCTCCTACAGTACAtagatgacatcctgattgctgcCTACAAGGCCAAAGACTGTGAGCAagggacccaggacctgctggctacTCTCGGGGCCTTAGGGTACCAGGCATCCACGAAGAAGGCTCAGATATGCAGTGAGAGGGTAAGTTACCTGGGGTATATCCTGGAGGGTGGACAGCGGCAGTTATCAGATGCCAGAAGAGAAACTGTCCTaaagatccctactcccacctcccgAAGAGAAGTAAAGGAAATCTTAGGATCAGCAGTCTACTGCTGCCTCTGGGTTCTAGGTTTTGCTGAGATCGCCAG TGGCTTACCTGTCCAAGAAACTAGACCCAGTGGCTGCCGGCTGGCCAccatgcctaagaattattgcGGCGACAGCACTCCTAGTCAAGGACGCAAAGAGACCTTAGGACAGATGATCTGGATCACAACCCCACACGCCATTGAAggggtcctgaaacagcctccTGATAGATGGATGAGCAACACACGTATGACTCATTACCAGAGCCTCCTACTCAACCCTCCACAGGTGCGGTtccaccccagtgcagccctcaatcctgcaaccctgctgcccGACCCTGACCTAGGTGCTCCACTACATGACTGTGTGGGGATCCTGGAGCAAGTACATGGATTCTGGACGGACCTGGCCGACCAGCCCCTCCCCGATGCCAAGGCTACAtggttcactgatggcagcagctttgtgtGGGACGGACACAGGTATGCGGGTGCAGCGGTGGTCACTGAAACGGACACCGTATGGGTGGAGGCTCTACCCTCTGGAACGTCAGCCCAGTGA